The DNA sequence TCCATCGCCCAGGCTTTTGACGAGGTCAACGCGATTCAGAGGCTGTGCGCCGAAGCAGGAAAAGAGTTTGTCGTGTACCTGTCGATGGGATTTGGCAACCCCTACGGCGACCCGTATAGCCCCGAACTGGTTGCTACGTTCAGCGAGCGTCTGCACAAGCTGGGCGTGCGGATAATAGCGCCCTCCGATACGGTCGGGTCGTCAACGCCGGAAGCAATCGAAGCGTTGTTTGAGCCGCTTATACGGTCGTTTCCTGATGTGGAGTTTGGCGCTCATCTGCACAGCCGGCCGGGCGACGTGGCCGATAAAGTTCGGGCAGCTGTCCGGGCGGGCGTCCGCCGGATTGATGGTGCCCTGCGCGGGTTCGGTGGTTGCCCCATGGCCAACGACGAGTTGGTGGGCAATCTGCCCACCGAAGAAATTATTCAGGTATTGAGCCAGGATGGCCTGGCGCCCTCTATCAACCAGGAGGCTTTCCAGAAAGCCATGACCTTGTCAGCGGGCGTATTTTAAGCGAGTTGATCAGTCGATGGGTTGGAGCGTCAGTGTGTGACCAACTGGTCTCACATAAACATTGCCTGAATCTCCTCCTTGACTGCTTTGAGGGCGTTGGCCGTAGGGAGCTTGTCTTTTTCGATGATCCGCTCGAAGATCCGTTTGGAGAGTTCCAGGGCCGGTGCGTCGGGCCGGGTATCGCCCGATGCCTGGTTGATCAGGGTCGTCACCTCGTTCATGGCTCCCTGAACCTGGTCCCAAACAGCCTGGCTCATGTACACCTGCTGAGAGAGGTTGTGGTTATACTCGTCGCGAATTTCCTGTAACAGCCGTTGCTGAAACTCGAGCACGGTTGTTGAACTGCCGCCCAGCCGCAGGAGCAGGTTGTTGGGACTGATGCGTTCCAGAAAAAGTACCATCCGTTCGTAGGCCTGCAGTCGTACGGGCACGACCGATTCCGTATACCGGTTTTTTACGTCGTAGTTATGCCGGTCGGCTTCCCGTTCCAGCAACAATTTAACGGTCAGGTACATGCCATACAGAACCAGGCCGGCGGGTACAATCAACTTCAGGAAATCGCTGAGCAGCTCCATAGAGGGGTTACTATTGTTGGGTAAAAATGAATAAATTTACACTGACCACTATTTATTGCCTGTTGTTTTTATGCTTGACAATCCTGTTCGTGTCCGGTCAGAAGCGCGTCAGCAAATTCTGGACACGCTTCTGACCAATAAAATTCCGGCTGAGTACGGCCTGCGCGTTGGCGTCAGGGGGGGCGGCTGCGGATCATCGTGGCTACTGGGTTTCGACACGCCCGGTCCGGCCGACGAAGTGTATAACGTTGATGGGGTTCGTGTCATTATCGACCGTAAGCATTTACTGTACGTACTGGGTGCTGAAATTGGCTACGAAACGGGTGGCTACACGGTTGATAAGTAACGGAAGACGGTTTGCCGCCCGGCACATCGGTTGGTAAACGGCGCACTTTGTTAGCCATCTGACAAGAATACCGGCTGTCTTCTCCAAATCTGGCACGATTTTAGGACAGGATGCGGTAATCTTCTCTTTTTTCTGGTATTGTGAAGCATATCGAACGACATATTTTTTTACTGCTGGCCGTACTGTCGATCGGATTGTCGGTGTTGTGTTACTTAGTGCTGGAACGCGACGCCCCGAATGCTACGGATGAACAGTACGTGAATGCCGTTCAGGAGCGCGTTAAAGCCGAAATGCGGGTCAGTACCAAAGAGCTGCATGAGGTTATCTCGCGGCTTGCCGTAAAGAGCAGACCCTCGTTTTCCGACCTGAGCCTTGCTACGCAGTACCCATATTTTATCTTTAAGAACGGGCAGTTACTGTTTTGGTCTGATTACCGATTTATTCCGGAGTATAACCAGATTGCATCGGTTACGCACGCCCGTCTGGTCGACTTTGAGCAGGGACGGTACATTGTCAGCCACGAACGGCTGACTGCCCGGGGGCAGGTTCTGGATGTGTTCTCCCTGGTAAATGTGTACCGTTCTTACCAGAATAATAACGCATACCTGCAGTCGGGCTACAACACCACCCTCTTCGCGCTCGATCCCAAGGCGATCACGACCCAGCGCGGCAACTCGTTTGAGGCTATTTACGACAATACGCCCGTCTTTCTGTTTTCGGTTATCCCGCCCGAGCTTGATGCCTACCGCAACCAGTCAACGCCGGTTAATACCGTCATTCTGGCGTCGCTGGGTATTCTCTTTCTGGGCCTGTATGTTCTTCAGCTGATCAACCAGCTCCGGGGTAAACGCCGGTACGAACGGGGATTTTTGTGGCTGGCTGCTTATCTGATCGTACTGCGGGCGGTGATGCTCTACTTCGGGGTTCCCTTCCTGTTTTTTGAATCCGATCTGTTCAACCCCAAATACTACGCATCGTCAATTCTGGAGCCATCGCTGGGCGATTTGCTGCTCAATGCCATCGTGGTGGCCGTGCTGGCGTTTTACTGGGTCAACCATTACTACCGGACCCATACCTACAGCTTTCTGTTACGTCAGCCAAGCTGGCTACAGGCCGTCCTGTCGGTGCTCGTCGTGGTACTGAGCTACGCCGTTTTCAGCCGGTGTTACGCCGAGCTGAACAGCATTTACGAGAAGTCGCAGTTTACACTCGACATCACGCTGAACATCCGGTTCTCGATGCTCAAGATCGTATGTCTGTTGGTGTTCATTGCCATCGCATTCATTTATTTTCTCTTTACCCACCTGTTCGTCAGCCTGTTTCTGCGGTATAATCCCACCCGGCGGCACAAAGCGCGGGGGTTGTTGCTGCTGCTGATCGGTACGGTGCTGTCGGCCGGTCTTTTTTGGGTACTGGATTGGAAACTTGACAGCATTATGATACTCAACGGGCTCTATTTCCTGTTGATCTACATGGGCCGGTACCCCAAAACACTTTACACGTTCAGGTACAAAACCTCGATATACCTGTTTCTGGCGGCTTTCATTTTTGCCGTGACCACCGCCTACGTAGTGTATAATCAGGAAATCAGGAAACAGCTGGCCTACGAACGGGAGTTTGGCGATCAGCTCCTGGCCGAGAATGACGAGTTTGGGGAGTTTTTGATGAGCAAGGCGCAGGAGTCCATCCGACAGGACCCGGAGATTGCCCGCGTCCTGCAAACCGATACACTGCTGGTCCGGGAACGTATTCAGCAGCGAGTCAAGGCGTTGCACCTCGACAAATACGTCGACAAGTACGATATCGACGTGTCGTCGTTCCGGGCCAATGGCCGACCGCTCGACGTGAGCCAGAATGCCCTGACACTGTCCAGTCTTATCAATCGCTATCGCCGACCCAGCTTTCAGACCAAGTACCCGGGCGTATTTTTCATCAACGAAGTTGGTAGTCAGTTTATCAAGCAGTATATCTGCTTTGTGGGCATTCCGCAGCCGGTAGCAG is a window from the Spirosoma rigui genome containing:
- a CDS encoding hydroxymethylglutaryl-CoA lyase, producing the protein MKLIECPRDAMQGLPHFVPTDLKIRYLNELLRVGFDTLDFGSFVSPSAVPQLRDTADVLAGLNLANTPTKLLAIVANVRGASEAAAFPAIRYLGFPLSVSETFQQRNTNKSIAQAFDEVNAIQRLCAEAGKEFVVYLSMGFGNPYGDPYSPELVATFSERLHKLGVRIIAPSDTVGSSTPEAIEALFEPLIRSFPDVEFGAHLHSRPGDVADKVRAAVRAGVRRIDGALRGFGGCPMANDELVGNLPTEEIIQVLSQDGLAPSINQEAFQKAMTLSAGVF
- a CDS encoding DUF7935 family protein — encoded protein: MELLSDFLKLIVPAGLVLYGMYLTVKLLLEREADRHNYDVKNRYTESVVPVRLQAYERMVLFLERISPNNLLLRLGGSSTTVLEFQQRLLQEIRDEYNHNLSQQVYMSQAVWDQVQGAMNEVTTLINQASGDTRPDAPALELSKRIFERIIEKDKLPTANALKAVKEEIQAMFM
- a CDS encoding iron-sulfur cluster assembly accessory protein; its protein translation is MLDNPVRVRSEARQQILDTLLTNKIPAEYGLRVGVRGGGCGSSWLLGFDTPGPADEVYNVDGVRVIIDRKHLLYVLGAEIGYETGGYTVDK